In one window of Zhihengliuella sp. ISTPL4 DNA:
- a CDS encoding ABC transporter permease subunit: MLQGAIAGLAAGGLYAVLGVCLTLMSRLVRVVNFAQAATGMFGAFTAVWFVREIGLPIWLGSILGVLVAGLLAAAIGFIAATWLSEASTTTRSAMTVGPLLLLISLSFILFGNKPQPFTPIIAGPAFSFGGVVISQVTVATVAMAVVTAVAVRIVLRRTRVGTQLRALSERPTTAELLGIRSRPLSIAVWFVTGIISAIAIIIVAPSQSNDATSLSMLIVPAAAAALLGGFRRLDLAVVGGLLLGVLGGLVAQIDEVALVRNFLPFLFIVVLLLWTQRKEVWDAAR, encoded by the coding sequence ATGCTCCAAGGCGCCATCGCCGGTCTCGCCGCCGGCGGCCTCTACGCCGTCCTCGGCGTCTGCCTCACCCTCATGTCGCGCCTCGTGCGCGTGGTGAACTTCGCCCAGGCCGCCACCGGCATGTTCGGCGCGTTCACCGCCGTGTGGTTCGTGCGCGAGATCGGGCTGCCCATCTGGCTCGGGTCGATCCTCGGCGTCCTCGTCGCGGGCCTGCTCGCCGCGGCCATCGGGTTCATCGCCGCGACGTGGCTGTCGGAGGCGTCGACGACGACCCGCTCGGCCATGACGGTCGGCCCGCTGCTGCTGCTCATCTCCCTGTCGTTCATCCTGTTCGGCAACAAGCCGCAGCCCTTCACCCCGATCATCGCCGGCCCCGCGTTCTCCTTCGGCGGCGTGGTGATCAGCCAGGTGACCGTGGCGACAGTGGCGATGGCCGTCGTCACCGCCGTCGCCGTGCGCATCGTGCTGCGCCGCACCAGGGTCGGCACCCAGCTGCGCGCGCTGTCGGAGCGGCCGACCACGGCGGAGCTGCTCGGCATCCGTTCGCGACCGCTGTCGATCGCCGTCTGGTTCGTCACCGGGATCATCAGCGCCATCGCGATCATCATCGTCGCGCCCTCGCAGTCGAACGACGCCACGAGCCTGTCCATGCTCATCGTCCCCGCTGCGGCGGCCGCGCTCCTCGGCGGCTTCCGCCGGCTCGACCTCGCCGTCGTCGGCGGGCTGCTCCTCGGCGTCCTCGGCGGACTCGTCGCGCAGATCGACGAAGTGGCGCTCGTGCGCAACTTCCTGCCGTTCCTGTTCATCGTCGTCCTGCTGTTGTGGACGCAACGCAAGGAGGTGTGGGATGCCGCTCGCTGA
- a CDS encoding branched-chain amino acid ABC transporter ATP-binding protein/permease yields MPLADRPWFRITWPFAVAVVGIGVGALLSAALPGYFVFLAISAVTAAIAILGLGIVTGSAGMIALCQLTFAAVGAWIVSLLNVMQAPGGFLVWLVLGGVAAGLVGILVGLPALRLRGVNLAVVTLGFAAAADVTLVQIQFPGSADGIAIERPALFGSDREFFFLSIVVLAVCGLAVFFLQRGRWGASWKAVAFSERGTAAAGQSVRTAKLTAFAVSAALGGISGGLLAGQVQLPFASSFTPLQSLALYVLAIMSGAHLIDMAIFGGLLWVLVPELLKRWGVPQDWGFVVFGVLGVQALTSGTNLGQGIRNLLYRRADRRTASAELTALPPDAGTGATAITTTTTATVDEAALDGAPVLTVDGLTVQFGALKALDDVSFTVPAASIMGLIGPNGAGKSTFVDAISGFLPQHEGRVLLGDRDLAGLSPTRRARLGLRRTFQQDRVPPALTVGGYVRFVARRRLAAADIDEVLAFFGCPPARARLSSVDVGTRRLVEVAANVAARPRLLILDEPAAGLSHEEHLALAARLRELPGRYGVALIIIEHDLDLVRSVCPTLTVLDFGRVLASGPQAEVLANPDVVKAYMGETELLK; encoded by the coding sequence ATGCCGCTCGCTGACCGCCCCTGGTTCCGGATCACCTGGCCGTTCGCCGTCGCCGTCGTCGGCATCGGCGTGGGCGCGCTCCTCAGCGCCGCCCTTCCCGGCTACTTCGTCTTCCTCGCGATCAGCGCCGTCACGGCCGCGATCGCGATTCTCGGCCTCGGAATCGTCACCGGCTCGGCCGGGATGATCGCCCTGTGCCAGCTCACCTTCGCTGCGGTCGGGGCGTGGATCGTCTCGCTGCTGAACGTCATGCAGGCGCCCGGCGGCTTCCTCGTCTGGCTCGTGCTCGGCGGCGTCGCGGCCGGTCTCGTCGGCATCCTCGTCGGGCTCCCCGCCCTGCGGCTGCGCGGGGTGAACCTCGCGGTGGTGACGCTCGGTTTCGCCGCGGCGGCCGATGTGACGCTCGTACAGATCCAGTTCCCCGGATCCGCGGACGGCATCGCGATCGAGCGCCCGGCGCTGTTCGGGAGCGACCGGGAGTTCTTCTTCCTCTCCATCGTCGTGCTCGCCGTCTGCGGCCTGGCGGTGTTCTTCCTGCAGCGCGGACGGTGGGGCGCGAGCTGGAAGGCCGTCGCGTTCTCCGAGCGCGGCACGGCCGCGGCCGGACAGAGCGTGCGCACCGCGAAGCTCACGGCGTTCGCGGTGTCGGCGGCCCTCGGCGGCATCTCCGGCGGGCTGCTCGCCGGACAGGTGCAGCTCCCCTTCGCCTCGAGCTTCACACCCCTGCAGTCCCTCGCCCTGTACGTGCTGGCGATCATGTCCGGCGCGCACCTCATCGACATGGCCATCTTCGGCGGACTGCTGTGGGTGCTCGTGCCGGAGCTGCTCAAGCGCTGGGGCGTGCCCCAGGACTGGGGCTTCGTCGTGTTCGGCGTGTTGGGGGTGCAGGCGCTGACGAGCGGCACGAACCTCGGCCAGGGCATCCGCAACCTCCTGTACCGACGGGCCGACCGGCGCACGGCCAGCGCGGAGCTCACGGCGCTCCCGCCGGACGCGGGAACCGGTGCGACGGCGATCACCACGACCACGACGGCCACCGTCGACGAGGCCGCCCTCGACGGCGCCCCGGTGCTCACGGTCGACGGTCTGACCGTGCAGTTCGGGGCGCTCAAGGCCCTCGACGACGTCTCGTTCACGGTGCCCGCCGCCTCGATCATGGGGCTCATCGGTCCGAACGGCGCCGGGAAGTCGACCTTCGTCGACGCCATCAGCGGCTTCCTCCCCCAGCATGAGGGCCGCGTGCTCCTCGGCGACCGCGACCTGGCTGGCCTCTCCCCCACCCGGCGTGCGCGACTCGGACTGCGACGGACGTTCCAGCAGGACCGCGTCCCCCCGGCGCTGACGGTGGGCGGCTACGTGCGCTTCGTGGCCAGACGGCGGCTCGCCGCGGCGGACATCGACGAGGTCCTCGCCTTCTTCGGGTGCCCTCCGGCCCGGGCGCGCCTCTCGAGCGTCGACGTCGGCACCCGGCGGCTCGTGGAAGTCGCGGCGAACGTCGCCGCCCGCCCGCGCCTGCTCATCCTCGACGAGCCCGCCGCCGGCCTCTCGCACGAGGAGCATCTGGCGCTCGCGGCTCGCCTGCGTGAGCTCCCGGGGCGCTACGGCGTGGCCCTCATCATCATCGAGCACGACCTGGACCTCGTCCGCTCGGTGTGCCCGACCCTCACGGTCCTCGACTTCGGCCGCGTCCTGGCGAGCGGCCCGCAGGCGGAGGTCCTCGCGAACCCTGACGTCGTCAAGGCGTACATGGGAGAGACGGAGCTGCTGAAATGA
- a CDS encoding ABC transporter ATP-binding protein, with the protein MSELVLDGVTVSRGAGPVISDVSLRVAGGEVLALVGPNGAGKTSLIEAVSGVTPHSAGSILLDGEPIDRLSRVTRARRGIVHIEQGRAVFPSLTVRENLSLTARTADEIGAVLAQFPELEKRIDSPTALLSGGEQQMVVLARAFAAKPRVLLIDEMSLGLAPVVFLRLMPIVSSIAESGVAVLLVEQFTQLALGLAQEAVVVAGGRVSFQGAPQALQDDPALLHRAYLGG; encoded by the coding sequence ATGAGCGAACTGGTACTCGACGGCGTCACGGTGAGCCGCGGCGCCGGGCCGGTCATCTCGGACGTCTCGCTGCGGGTCGCCGGCGGCGAGGTCCTGGCCCTGGTCGGTCCGAACGGCGCGGGTAAGACGAGCCTCATCGAGGCCGTGTCCGGCGTGACCCCGCATTCCGCGGGATCGATCCTCCTCGACGGGGAGCCGATCGACCGGCTCTCCCGGGTGACGCGGGCTCGGCGCGGCATCGTGCACATCGAGCAGGGACGCGCCGTGTTCCCGTCGCTGACCGTGCGCGAGAACCTCTCCCTTACGGCGCGCACCGCCGACGAGATCGGGGCCGTCCTGGCGCAGTTCCCGGAGCTCGAGAAGCGCATCGACTCCCCCACGGCGCTGCTGTCGGGTGGAGAGCAGCAGATGGTGGTGCTGGCACGGGCGTTCGCGGCGAAGCCCCGGGTGCTGCTCATCGATGAGATGTCGCTGGGCCTCGCGCCGGTCGTGTTCCTGCGCTTGATGCCGATCGTGTCGTCGATCGCGGAGTCCGGGGTGGCGGTGCTGCTCGTGGAGCAGTTCACGCAGCTCGCACTCGGCCTCGCGCAGGAGGCGGTGGTCGTCGCCGGCGGCCGTGTGTCGTTCCAGGGTGCGCCGCAGGCCCTCCAAGACGATCCCGCCCTCCTCCACCGCGCCTACCTCGGCGGCTGA
- a CDS encoding HAD-IA family hydrolase: MTEILHARAALLDMDGTLVDSTAVVERLWLAWAEPHGIDPETVLRTVHGRQGHQSMAILLPERDHAINLRENEVMLATEASDVDGVIGIAGAEELLAALHPFPHAVVTSANVALMTARMGQAGLTVPDLAVTAESVSASKPDPEGFLLAARTLGIDPADCVVFEDSGAGIQAAHAAGMRVIGIGPHAGAHAPTAHVDDLTHVAVVPTDDGFELRID, from the coding sequence GTGACCGAGATCCTCCACGCCCGCGCCGCCCTCCTCGACATGGACGGGACCCTCGTCGACTCGACCGCCGTCGTGGAGCGCCTCTGGCTCGCCTGGGCGGAGCCGCACGGAATCGACCCGGAGACCGTGCTCCGCACGGTCCACGGGCGGCAGGGGCATCAGAGCATGGCGATCCTGCTCCCCGAGCGCGACCACGCGATCAACCTCCGCGAGAACGAGGTCATGCTCGCGACCGAGGCCTCCGACGTGGACGGTGTGATCGGCATCGCGGGCGCCGAGGAGCTGCTCGCCGCCCTGCACCCGTTCCCCCACGCGGTGGTCACCTCGGCCAACGTCGCCCTCATGACCGCGCGCATGGGCCAGGCGGGTCTCACCGTCCCCGATCTCGCCGTCACCGCGGAGAGCGTGTCCGCGTCGAAGCCGGACCCGGAGGGCTTCCTCCTCGCCGCACGCACGCTCGGCATCGACCCGGCGGACTGTGTCGTATTCGAGGACTCGGGCGCGGGCATCCAGGCCGCCCACGCCGCGGGCATGCGCGTGATCGGCATCGGCCCGCACGCCGGAGCCCACGCCCCGACGGCGCACGTCGACGACCTCACGCACGTCGCGGTCGTCCCGACCGACGACGGCTTCGAGCTCCGGATCGACTGA
- a CDS encoding SDR family NAD(P)-dependent oxidoreductase has translation MATVVGSSVSGRVVVITGGGTGIGAAVAERFAAEGAHVVVVGRRPEPLHEVERAVGAFPVVADAADTASAQAAIAEVLARFGRIDVLVANAGGHGFSPVAETDDASWDAAIRANLTTAFVMAREALPALIEAKGQVVIVSSLAGLFAGPSVAGYTVGKHALIGLTRTLARDYGRHGVRVNAICPGWVQTPMADEEMDEFAAHAGLGSREEGYATVTADVPLRRPARPAEIASVVRFLGSGESSYITGAVIVADGGSHVVDVPTIAFDHAGM, from the coding sequence ATGGCAACCGTGGTCGGATCGAGCGTCTCCGGACGCGTCGTCGTCATCACCGGAGGCGGCACGGGCATCGGCGCGGCGGTCGCGGAGCGGTTCGCGGCCGAAGGCGCGCACGTCGTCGTGGTGGGCCGCCGCCCCGAGCCGCTGCACGAGGTCGAGCGGGCCGTCGGGGCCTTCCCCGTCGTCGCCGACGCGGCGGACACGGCGTCGGCGCAGGCCGCGATCGCCGAGGTCCTCGCGCGGTTCGGCCGGATCGACGTCCTCGTCGCGAACGCCGGGGGACACGGGTTCTCGCCGGTCGCCGAGACCGACGACGCGAGCTGGGACGCCGCGATCCGCGCCAACCTCACGACCGCGTTCGTGATGGCGCGGGAGGCGCTACCCGCGCTGATCGAGGCCAAGGGCCAGGTGGTGATCGTCTCGTCCCTGGCCGGGCTCTTCGCGGGTCCGTCGGTGGCGGGATACACGGTCGGCAAGCACGCCCTCATCGGCCTCACCCGGACGCTCGCACGCGACTACGGACGCCACGGCGTGCGCGTCAACGCGATCTGCCCCGGGTGGGTGCAGACACCGATGGCCGACGAGGAGATGGACGAGTTCGCGGCGCACGCCGGCCTCGGCTCCCGGGAGGAAGGGTACGCGACGGTCACCGCCGACGTACCGCTGCGCCGCCCCGCGCGGCCCGCCGAGATCGCCTCCGTCGTCCGGTTCCTCGGGTCGGGGGAGTCGTCGTACATCACCGGCGCCGTGATCGTGGCGGACGGCGGGTCGCACGTGGTCGACGTGCCGACCATCGCCTTCGACCACGCCGGGATGTAG
- a CDS encoding SDR family NAD(P)-dependent oxidoreductase: MRPLRPAEQDDRDDTAVSSAPLGAGPRSEDAMDLQLDGTTALVTGAASGIGRAVVGALAGEGVRVALLDRDAAALRDAAGDAGADPVLLAADVTDEQQVAAAVDAGVRALGGLDAVVCCAGISGPVGTPIEETALEAWDRVLAVNVTGAFLVLKHAIPALRESVAGSVVLLASDSAVVASPGMAPYAASKAALVQFGRALSVDLAGTGVRVNAVAPSIVDTPMSRGDLGAAAFDEPAFPVQSADEVAAHVAYLLSPRSRAVNGTTLLSDFGYTARSGFPA, encoded by the coding sequence GTGCGGCCCCTTCGCCCCGCGGAGCAGGATGACCGGGACGACACCGCTGTCTCGTCGGCGCCGCTCGGCGCCGGGCCGCGGTCGGAGGATGCGATGGACCTGCAGCTCGACGGCACGACGGCCCTCGTCACGGGTGCCGCCTCCGGCATCGGCCGTGCTGTCGTCGGAGCGCTCGCCGGCGAGGGGGTGCGGGTCGCGCTGCTCGACCGGGATGCGGCTGCGCTCCGGGATGCCGCCGGGGACGCCGGCGCCGATCCGGTGCTGCTCGCCGCCGATGTGACGGATGAGCAACAGGTGGCCGCCGCGGTCGACGCCGGTGTCCGTGCGCTGGGCGGTCTCGACGCGGTGGTCTGCTGCGCCGGGATCTCCGGCCCGGTCGGGACGCCGATCGAGGAGACCGCGCTGGAGGCGTGGGACCGGGTCCTCGCCGTCAATGTCACGGGTGCGTTCCTCGTGCTCAAGCATGCGATCCCGGCGCTCCGGGAGTCCGTCGCCGGCTCCGTCGTGCTGCTCGCGAGCGACTCGGCCGTCGTGGCCTCACCGGGCATGGCCCCCTACGCCGCGTCCAAGGCCGCGCTCGTCCAGTTCGGACGGGCGCTGTCGGTCGACCTCGCCGGGACGGGGGTGCGGGTGAACGCCGTGGCACCGTCCATCGTCGACACCCCGATGAGTCGCGGGGACCTCGGCGCCGCGGCGTTCGACGAGCCCGCCTTCCCCGTGCAGAGCGCCGACGAGGTCGCCGCGCACGTCGCCTACCTCCTCTCCCCGCGGAGCCGGGCGGTCAACGGCACCACCCTCCTCAGCGACTTCGGGTACACCGCCCGGTCGGGATTCCCCGCCTGA
- a CDS encoding APC family permease has product MAEQTSAPTTPHHTSLRPGALGVAGIVFLVLAAVAPLTGIVVVASLAIALGNGGGTPMSFFLVAAILLLFAIGYAQMSKQLVNAGGFYAFVVKGLGRTGGLVAGLIATLGYNFFVVGTIGTSGFFMQTIIRDLTGLDVHWLVWGLLSIVVCFVLARIGVDFSSKVLGVCLVLEVLMLVVFDVSVLVQTGYDVAAFSPEAVFSGSLPIGLLLAATGFLGFEATALFSEEAKQPLRTIPRATYTSIIAIGVILGVTTWAVVSATGVAQAQATALEHLPTGDLIFSLSQQYLGGPLTTVMMVLLLVSLFAAMLAFHNSATRYLYSLGRAKILPQALARTRPNGAPQLAGIVQAGFAAIVAILFALAGADPIVTLVPAMLGFGTLSVLILQGLAAISIVVYFRRRNDPRWWSTFIAPGIGFLGIAAISILAIVNFNIVAGSEELAIRLMPLLLVLALIGGIVYAAYLRRAKPAVYDGLATDLEQFSNR; this is encoded by the coding sequence GTGGCAGAGCAGACCTCCGCACCCACGACGCCGCACCACACCTCCCTCCGCCCCGGCGCCCTCGGCGTCGCCGGCATCGTCTTCCTCGTCCTGGCCGCCGTCGCGCCGCTGACCGGGATCGTCGTCGTCGCCTCCCTCGCGATCGCCCTGGGCAACGGCGGCGGCACCCCGATGTCGTTCTTCCTCGTCGCGGCCATCCTGCTGCTGTTCGCGATCGGCTACGCCCAGATGTCCAAGCAGCTCGTGAACGCCGGAGGCTTCTACGCCTTCGTCGTGAAGGGCCTCGGCCGCACCGGCGGACTCGTCGCGGGCCTCATCGCGACGCTCGGCTACAACTTCTTCGTCGTCGGCACGATCGGCACCAGCGGCTTCTTCATGCAGACGATCATCCGCGACCTCACCGGACTCGACGTGCACTGGCTCGTGTGGGGTCTGCTGTCGATCGTCGTGTGCTTCGTCCTCGCCCGGATCGGCGTCGACTTCAGCTCGAAGGTCCTCGGCGTGTGCCTCGTGCTCGAGGTGCTCATGCTCGTCGTGTTCGACGTCTCCGTGCTCGTGCAGACGGGGTACGACGTCGCCGCGTTCAGCCCGGAGGCCGTGTTCTCCGGCTCGCTGCCCATCGGCCTGCTGCTCGCGGCGACCGGCTTCCTCGGGTTCGAGGCCACCGCGCTCTTCAGCGAGGAGGCCAAGCAGCCGCTGCGCACCATCCCGCGGGCCACGTACACCTCGATCATCGCGATCGGCGTGATCCTCGGCGTCACGACCTGGGCCGTGGTGAGCGCGACCGGCGTCGCCCAGGCGCAGGCCACGGCACTCGAGCACCTGCCCACGGGCGACCTCATCTTCTCGCTTTCGCAGCAGTACCTGGGCGGCCCGCTCACGACCGTGATGATGGTGCTGCTCCTCGTGAGCCTGTTCGCGGCGATGCTCGCCTTCCACAACTCCGCCACCCGCTACCTGTACTCACTGGGTCGCGCGAAGATCCTCCCCCAGGCCCTCGCCCGCACCCGCCCGAACGGCGCCCCGCAGCTCGCGGGCATCGTGCAGGCCGGCTTCGCGGCGATCGTGGCGATCCTGTTCGCCCTCGCCGGCGCCGATCCCATCGTCACGCTCGTGCCCGCGATGCTCGGCTTCGGCACCCTCAGCGTGCTGATCCTGCAGGGGCTCGCGGCGATCTCGATCGTCGTGTACTTCCGGCGCCGGAACGACCCGCGATGGTGGAGCACCTTCATCGCGCCGGGCATCGGCTTCCTCGGCATCGCGGCCATCTCGATCCTGGCGATCGTGAACTTCAACATCGTCGCCGGCTCCGAGGAGCTCGCGATCCGCCTGATGCCGCTCCTGCTCGTGCTCGCGCTGATCGGCGGCATCGTCTACGCCGCCTACCTCCGCCGCGCGAAGCCCGCCGTCTACGACGGCCTCGCCACCGATCTCGAGCAGTTCAGCAATCGCTGA
- a CDS encoding molybdenum cofactor biosynthesis F family protein has product MTTLNPADTSTWLPLEGLAPGFDANKAPHSTALSGREIAVVDARGTRIVHRFDDSTVAWEYQPGAEDPTEAATDTDDYEAFEVDDELYFVQFHHRYLPNEAVSLVLDLRHGRSLAVISEILPAPEQGRTRVQHHFAPGTIEGAAVTGAEAAPTTTLIGRRVEWVYSEEHAYEHVYLSPRWYSWQCLAGPERGLADTDENSVWEVRPGIYIFAWREKVIPCASVTIADHRDVNAIRSHGVLFGLDESGEVPTHFTFGAHGRLLSTTHHTPSLEPATFGDA; this is encoded by the coding sequence ATGACCACTCTGAACCCCGCCGACACCTCCACCTGGCTGCCACTGGAAGGCCTCGCCCCCGGTTTCGACGCCAACAAGGCCCCGCACAGCACCGCCCTGAGCGGTCGCGAGATCGCCGTCGTCGACGCCCGAGGTACCCGCATCGTCCACCGCTTCGACGATTCGACGGTGGCCTGGGAGTACCAGCCCGGCGCCGAGGACCCCACGGAGGCGGCGACTGACACCGACGACTACGAGGCGTTCGAGGTCGACGACGAGCTCTACTTCGTGCAGTTCCACCACCGCTACCTCCCGAACGAGGCCGTCTCGCTCGTGCTCGACCTGCGGCACGGACGCTCCCTCGCGGTGATCTCCGAGATCCTCCCCGCCCCGGAGCAGGGCCGCACCCGGGTGCAGCACCACTTCGCCCCCGGCACCATCGAGGGTGCCGCGGTCACCGGCGCCGAAGCCGCTCCCACGACCACACTCATCGGCCGCCGCGTGGAGTGGGTCTACAGCGAAGAGCACGCCTACGAGCACGTGTACCTCTCCCCGCGCTGGTACTCGTGGCAGTGCCTGGCCGGTCCCGAGCGCGGGCTCGCCGATACCGACGAGAACAGCGTGTGGGAGGTCCGCCCGGGGATCTACATCTTCGCGTGGCGCGAGAAGGTGATCCCGTGCGCCTCGGTGACGATCGCCGACCACCGCGACGTGAACGCGATCCGCTCCCACGGCGTGCTGTTCGGACTCGACGAGAGCGGTGAGGTGCCGACGCACTTCACGTTCGGCGCGCATGGCCGCCTGCTGTCGACCACCCACCACACCCCGTCGCTCGAGCCCGCGACCTTCGGAGACGCCTGA
- a CDS encoding amidohydrolase — protein MTDVADLIVSGSVIRTSDRARPHAEAFAVRDGRILAVGDRADVEAFRGRRTQLIEVGDAAVYPGFVDVHNHHALAGRTELFELSLTPSLTLDEILDRVREKAQTLPEDAWIVGGAVATTLLPTLANTATRRRLDEAAGGRPVALMEDSRHNRWASTRALELAGITAGSVPTSGVTVLDADDGTPTGVLLEAAGIPVQEAYDRSGGLTPEQHTAASRRGIELLNSFGITAFQDAGVSVDILAALAGLDRADELHAWVVSSLLINDEIFGFDPIGAPLLDRGEEFRTPHHRPDFVKIFLDGVPPARTASFLDPYPADPVHGAHFHGETTMTLDELTDWLRAVAARDLGAKVHCTGDGSARLVLDATERLRADGFTTPVQIAHGQFLAESDIPRLAALDVSADISPFIWYPGVIPQALADVLGDRAEHSQPNRALLDAGALVAGGSDWPVSESPNTLEGLQGLVTRADPLGRATGTLWPEQAISAEEALEVFTISAATAMGLGAETGSLTPGKSADFVVLERDAIGGSPEEIVHTSVVSTWLAGRVVYGG, from the coding sequence ATGACCGACGTCGCCGACCTCATCGTCTCCGGTTCCGTGATCCGCACGTCGGACCGCGCCCGTCCGCATGCCGAGGCCTTCGCCGTACGAGACGGACGGATCCTCGCCGTCGGCGACCGCGCCGACGTGGAGGCTTTCCGGGGCCGCCGCACGCAGCTGATCGAGGTCGGCGACGCGGCCGTGTATCCCGGGTTCGTGGACGTGCACAACCACCACGCGCTCGCCGGACGGACCGAGCTCTTCGAACTGTCTCTTACCCCTTCTCTCACGCTCGACGAGATCCTCGACCGGGTGCGGGAGAAGGCGCAGACCCTGCCGGAGGATGCGTGGATCGTCGGCGGCGCCGTGGCCACGACCCTGCTCCCGACGCTGGCGAACACCGCCACGCGGCGACGGCTCGACGAGGCAGCGGGCGGACGGCCGGTGGCGCTCATGGAGGACTCCCGCCACAACCGCTGGGCCAGCACCCGGGCGCTGGAGCTCGCCGGCATCACGGCCGGCAGCGTCCCGACCTCCGGGGTGACGGTGCTCGACGCCGACGACGGCACGCCCACCGGAGTGCTCCTGGAGGCCGCCGGCATCCCGGTGCAGGAGGCGTACGACCGCAGTGGCGGACTCACCCCGGAGCAGCACACCGCCGCCTCCCGCCGCGGCATCGAACTGCTCAATTCCTTCGGGATCACCGCGTTCCAGGACGCGGGGGTCTCCGTCGACATCCTCGCCGCGCTCGCTGGGCTCGATCGCGCCGACGAGCTGCACGCCTGGGTGGTGTCCTCGCTCCTCATCAACGACGAGATCTTCGGATTCGATCCCATCGGTGCCCCCCTGCTCGACCGGGGCGAGGAGTTCCGCACGCCGCACCATCGCCCGGACTTCGTGAAGATCTTCCTCGACGGCGTGCCGCCTGCTCGCACCGCCTCCTTCCTCGACCCGTATCCGGCCGACCCGGTGCACGGTGCCCACTTCCACGGCGAGACGACCATGACCCTCGACGAGCTCACCGACTGGCTCCGGGCCGTCGCGGCGCGCGACCTCGGGGCGAAGGTGCACTGCACCGGCGACGGATCCGCGCGCCTCGTGCTCGACGCGACCGAGCGCCTGCGGGCGGACGGGTTCACGACGCCGGTGCAGATCGCGCATGGGCAGTTCCTCGCGGAGAGCGACATCCCCCGCCTCGCGGCCCTCGACGTCTCCGCCGACATCTCCCCGTTCATCTGGTACCCGGGTGTGATCCCCCAGGCGCTGGCGGACGTGCTGGGTGACCGGGCCGAGCACTCCCAGCCCAACCGTGCGCTCCTCGATGCCGGGGCCCTCGTCGCCGGCGGATCGGACTGGCCGGTGAGCGAGTCGCCGAACACGCTCGAGGGCCTGCAGGGGCTCGTGACCCGCGCCGATCCCCTCGGTCGGGCGACGGGGACACTGTGGCCGGAGCAGGCGATCTCCGCCGAAGAGGCGCTGGAGGTCTTCACTATCAGTGCCGCGACGGCGATGGGCCTCGGCGCCGAGACCGGTTCCCTGACCCCCGGGAAATCGGCCGACTTCGTGGTCCTGGAACGGGATGCGATCGGCGGCTCGCCGGAAGAGATCGTACACACCTCGGTCGTCTCGACGTGGTTGGCCGGGCGTGTGGTCTACGGAGGCTGA
- a CDS encoding YidH family protein translates to MRRFPASVYRVGDEPDPRFSLANERTFLAWTRTGLALIAGGVALEVLGLDLHPGFRLAASLLLMSAGTAVAPLAWWEWMRAERALRQGRPLPGALSAVVLAVVVVTTGLLVLAGVLWR, encoded by the coding sequence ATGCGCCGCTTCCCCGCCTCCGTGTATCGGGTCGGCGACGAACCCGATCCCCGGTTCTCGCTCGCCAACGAGCGCACGTTCCTGGCGTGGACCCGGACCGGCCTGGCGCTGATCGCAGGCGGAGTCGCGCTCGAGGTCCTCGGGCTCGATCTGCACCCCGGGTTCCGGCTGGCCGCCTCGCTGCTTCTGATGAGCGCCGGCACAGCCGTCGCTCCGCTCGCGTGGTGGGAATGGATGAGGGCGGAACGCGCCTTGCGGCAGGGACGCCCGTTGCCGGGCGCGTTGTCGGCCGTGGTGCTCGCCGTGGTCGTGGTGACGACGGGGTTGCTCGTCCTCGCCGGCGTGCTGTGGCGCTGA
- a CDS encoding DUF202 domain-containing protein, with the protein MTTPGTSAPDLYDPGLQPERTELAWRRTALAIAVGSLLSLRVFPLVLPTDAEGWGLVPGVLGVGTAALLWVAARRRQRRTTAVLTSRADGPLPGGALPLILTVFATGFGVVAVVVVTITSLLR; encoded by the coding sequence ATGACCACCCCCGGCACTTCGGCGCCCGATCTCTACGACCCGGGGCTGCAGCCCGAGCGCACGGAGCTGGCGTGGCGGCGTACGGCCCTCGCGATCGCGGTCGGCTCACTGCTGTCGCTGCGGGTCTTCCCGCTTGTGCTGCCGACTGACGCCGAGGGGTGGGGGCTGGTCCCGGGCGTGCTGGGCGTCGGGACGGCGGCGCTGCTGTGGGTCGCCGCACGCCGGAGACAGCGCCGGACGACCGCGGTGCTCACCTCGCGCGCGGACGGACCCCTCCCGGGCGGCGCGCTCCCGCTGATACTGACAGTCTTCGCGACCGGATTCGGAGTGGTCGCCGTCGTCGTGGTGACCATCACGTCGTTGCTGCGCTGA